In the Campylobacter showae genome, one interval contains:
- a CDS encoding aspartate carbamoyltransferase catalytic subunit: protein MSYTKKDLVTAANLTKDEIYHFLNLAKEFKALNNSETKKAKSLYGKTTVNAFFENSTRTRTSFEIAAKRLGADAINFTASNSSTKKGETLIDTVHNIVAMKTDVVVVRHYSSGAAKFIAQNTDAHVVNAGDGLNEHPSQALLDLFTILENRGSLENLTVAIIGDIFHSRVARSNIYVLKTLGAKVKLFGPPMFLTGMEAFGCQICSDMREAIQDSDVIIMLRIQLERQDDEIAFPSVREYSKFFGLTQAKMQYAKDGVMILHPGPINRGVEINSDVADDPRYSHVLNQVENGVAVRMAILDTLIKNKGAK, encoded by the coding sequence ATGAGCTATACCAAAAAAGACCTCGTAACCGCTGCAAATTTAACCAAAGACGAAATTTACCATTTCCTAAATTTAGCCAAGGAGTTTAAGGCATTAAACAACTCCGAGACCAAAAAAGCAAAGTCGCTCTACGGCAAAACGACCGTAAACGCCTTTTTCGAAAACTCGACTAGGACGCGAACGAGCTTTGAGATCGCAGCTAAGCGCCTCGGAGCCGACGCGATAAATTTCACCGCCTCAAACTCCAGCACCAAAAAGGGCGAAACGCTCATCGACACCGTCCATAACATCGTCGCGATGAAAACGGACGTCGTAGTCGTGCGCCACTACAGCTCGGGCGCGGCTAAATTTATAGCCCAGAACACCGACGCTCACGTCGTAAACGCAGGCGACGGCCTAAACGAACACCCTAGCCAAGCGCTGCTTGATCTTTTTACTATACTAGAAAATCGCGGCAGCCTAGAAAATCTCACGGTCGCCATCATCGGCGATATCTTTCACAGCCGCGTAGCGCGCTCAAACATCTACGTCCTAAAAACGCTCGGAGCCAAGGTTAAGCTATTTGGCCCACCGATGTTTTTAACGGGCATGGAGGCTTTTGGCTGTCAAATTTGCTCCGATATGCGCGAGGCTATCCAGGACTCGGACGTCATCATCATGCTGCGTATCCAGCTCGAGCGTCAGGATGATGAGATAGCGTTTCCGTCCGTGCGCGAATACTCCAAATTTTTCGGCCTAACCCAAGCTAAAATGCAATACGCCAAAGATGGCGTCATGATCCTACACCCGGGCCCGATAAACCGCGGCGTCGAGATAAACTCCGACGTAGCCGACGATCCACGCTACTCACACGTGCTAAATCAGGTCGAAAACGGCGTCGCCGTCAGGATGGCGATCCTAGATACTCTCATCAAAAACAAAGGCGCAAAATGA